The following is a genomic window from Malus sylvestris chromosome 7, drMalSylv7.2, whole genome shotgun sequence.
aaaacaaaaccgtgagggaatggtaagcccaaagcggacaatatcatgctacggtggtggagcgggcccgggaagtgatccgcctcgggctgagatgtgacatttatatttttagtttgtacccacttttaatttgcaacatttttttaaaatttgtagtattttctttttagttttattttgtacccatgtattaatttcttttagcacctatatttttaaaaaattcatttgtactcataattttttaatcttttatctgtaccctaagttatttataatgtacccattcttctttattaatgtaccactttgttatatgtgaaatgtacctatttttttgtaaaatgtaccaatttttttaacactatggatacattttttgctatttattatttcttatttttatatagtttttatctatttattaaatcaaaatgtttgaatttttttattgtagccgtttctaatagtattataatgagggattttaaatttataggattataaatctcataaaatatcaaacaactaatgtcaaaactataaaactataaatattaatagtaatataatgaggtgtacaaagtcaagggactttaaTCAAACATTGAAtaatattaaggttttaattaaagaatgtcaaggattagggaccgcataCAAGGtattcctttattttttaacttcaaaattttaatttcatgttcaaataaaaaactagtttattttcaaatttattcGTTGAAAAACAATTGGTATCCAAAGCTAGGTAGTAGGTATTcatgtctctctctccctccctctctctcttgtttctctccCTACACAAACAACATACATTCATAGTATTGTGTAATGCGTATAATAGTTTTTCGCTTGTAGCTTATGTACCCATAAGCCTTTTCAGAATCTGCCCATATTAAATTGCggaattaattttaaatttcataaattgttagatttaattgttttaaatgatattaaaaaaaaagtttgaaatgtATGGTGTATTAAGAGTTGGGGACTTAAGTAAAAGAAATTAGAACATGGAAGATTTTAGTCTAAAGTTTGAATTGATTAGGAACCGCTTTCAAAGTGTCCCTTTTAAGAATCAGATAATCACTTCTAATTAATCTTTAACCTTAATCTATCTGCACTTTCTTTCACTGATCGGCAACTGCCTAGCTACTTAGCAGTTGTTGGTTAGGATAATAGTCTTGATTTATTTATACTCTCACATTTGTATGTGTTGCAGCTGCAAGTGCTATATATACTAGTATATTATGACTGATGATCATCAACGCTTGCCCTCTTCTTTGTGTTTGCACTTGTTAGCTAGGCTGACTATAATAagcattttttttagtacatcgatatttttacacgaAGGGGAAGGGGAGTTCGGCTAAGACACATAATAGGCAGcctaatttagtatcgaattcgtcatccacaagattcgaacttaagacctctcacttccaagtgaagaggaataccaccataACGTAGTATTGAGTGACAATTATAATAAGCATATTATTAAACTTAAACAGATTTTTATTGCAGACTTGTACCTTATTAGGTCAAATCGGGTCGAAAGGGCAAAAAAGAGAATGAAAGAAAACTATCAAATTGCTAGTTGGTAGAGATATAAATATAATATGTAAAACCCACGAGTCCCATGATCCAAATATTATAATTGATTTCGTGTAACTTGTAACCCTTACCAACCATCAACCAAATAATTAACAGTCAAGGTCAACTTGGGCATGTATAATACCTAACTGACAAATTAAAACTACTTCAATCCTGCCGTTTAATTAGACGTTTTCATACTAGCGAATCATCGTACGTAGCTTGAGCCTTGAGGCAATGACAATATCATCATGCAAGTGATCCATTACATGGGCCTTATAAATTGGTTTTCAAGTTTCAATGCCTTAACAATGTAGATTTTAGGTCATGTACTCTCACGCTTTGGAAACATCTATAAGGAaacaacttttgtttttctttctatttaaaCAACAAATTTAACAGCATTGTCATCATAAGGACAATTGAAGTGAATCTAAGGTAAGTTTAATCATCTTCGGTTGGGTATTAACTTTCGCTCATTTTGTCCGAAATTTCTATGATGCTCTAAAAGCATCTTATATTCCAAACTTTTTACTACTAAATTctttataagaaaataaaaacaaaaaaacaactaAGATCTAATTGCCAAAAATCCTAAACTATAAAGTACTCTTGTGCACAGTAGAATTTTCGCATTTTGTAAAGCAAAGAAGAATTTTGATTaggttaaataaataaataaagtaaaagAAACAAACTGGAGGGGGCATAGTGGAGAAAAGTTGTGGGTGGCTGGGTTGCAACTTGCAATGTTAATTTCAACACAATCACAGTGCCCAACAAACGACTTTTTAAAATAGAGAGGCCATTAGCGAGGGCTGGGAAGAgaatttttgggtgaattttttaTTCGAAGATCTAAAACCCTAACTAACAGATAAACTACTTTGCCTTCTTTACCACTCtcagaaacagaaaaaaaaaaaaaaaaaaaaaaaaaacccttgaaGAGCGTTTTGAGTATTCTAATATACAATGTTTTCTTCACAGCAAAGAAATATGAGAGTTGGTCTTCCGTATTTCATCTATTTATTCCTTCGACCAAAATAGAATCTCAGAAGATCTGATCTTGTCATATGTACGCTGCTTCAATGGATGTCGGTATGTTCAATAACCTTAATACAGGAGGCCAGCGGAGAAAATCATCATTAGCGCCGACTTCGGATGGTGCGAAAAATCAAGATAAGCCAAACGATGATGATgagaaaaagaagatgatgcatagagaaattgaaaagaaaagaaggcaaGAAATGGCCAACCTTTATGGATCACTTAGATCCGTACTTCCTCTTGAATTTATCAAGGTAAAGATCGAACCTTAAATGTTTCTTTTACTTGATTTCTCCCTACTCAGCATATTTTCCACCAAAAATTATTTCTTGCTTATTAaatggccggtttttagggaaaAAGATCGGTAATTGTGCATTGCTTTGTAAATTTTTTCTTGGGTtttcataattttgtcaaaGTTTAGGGCTTTATCCTCGACCATAATCGTGTTGTTGGAATATGTTAGGGAAAGCGTTCGCTAGCGGATCATATGAACGAGGCAGTGAATTATATAAAACACCTGCAAAAGAGGATCAAAATATTTGGTGCCAAGAGAGATGAGCTAAAGATGGGGTCCTCGTCCAATTTGAGTGCTAGGAATCTTGACCATGGGAGCATTGGTAGCTCATCAACTTCAACAAGTACCCTAGTTGCAGTCCACCCTTGCTTGGCCGGCGTTGAGATTGTAGTCAGTACTGACGGATCTGCGGAGCAGTTTTTTCTCCTATCAAGAATGCTGAAAATACTGCTTGGACAAGGACTCAGTGTAATCAGCTGTGCTACTGCCCAAGTTAACAAAAGGCTTGTCTACACCATCCAATCTGAGGTAGTACATCAGCTTAACTAGTTATCTGATCAATTCAAGATTACTTCATTCTTCTTCATGTGTAATTTCACAGGTTAGCGATCCAACATGCATAGACTTTTCTGGTTTGCAGCAGATTCTGACTGAAGCCTGTTATCATTGACTACATTTTTCAAGTAACAACAAATATGTGTAGTTAATTAGCTGCGTTTTCTACCTGGACATTTCCATATGGTTCGAAGAGTGTCTATTAGTTTGTAGGTTTTCTTCATGGGAGAGACTCGTAGTGAAACTGATTAACTGAATTTTGCTTTGTTTAATTTATGTCTCATACTTCACCTTACGTACTGTAATTATGGGTCATAAAATCTTTGAGCTTTTGGAAGTTAGGATCATGTGTTATATTGAAAGCcatattttggatgaaaaaattaTATCAATTGGGTGCTGTTGATGCTGAATCTGTTTCAAGGATAGTTTCTTCTACGCAAATTGTTTTCTCAAGTTGTACTAATGATGTTGAAGGTAGCATATCTCTTCTCGTATCACGTAAGAGGCAAAAAAATTGCTCATAAGTGTTAACTATATTACTCATGGTTTAGTCAGAGATTAATGTATAATTCCTTACAAATAAAATGTTGCTTTGGAAAGTTACATTCAGGCCAATTGAAGAGACTTATGAAGTGATATGAAGTTGTGAATCTTACAAATTGATTATGCATGGAGTATTACTATTTTTCGAGTGGGAAATAGTTATTTGGGTATATTGAATAGATCATTTTGCTAATAAGTGTGTGATGTTTTTACCATAGGTTTTTATAGAGTTGTGGAATGATTAAAAGTCTCAGATGTTAttagtattttaaaaaaaaaagtctcaaATGTTTTTCTAACAAATTGACACAATTAAACTCTTAAAATTGATCGGTGGGATCAAATCATCATTTTATACATGTGTTTCAGTTTAACAGTATAACTTCATGATATACACATGGGCTACTATTagatttaaaattattaataattttttgttcaatGGGATAACAACAAAAGATATTAGCGACAATCTATCATCTGCATGTCTCATAGAACTGTTTTGCCTTCAATTTGTCCTCACTAATAGAAGAAGGATAATTGAAGCATCAAATGAAGAGCTAAGCCAAGAACAATTCATATACACCACTAATCCTGATTTCCAGATGGAAtggatttatttttgtcttatgtTTTTCTAGCAGACAGGACCCAAAATCTCTGAGTTCTCAACATGTCAAAAAGCTGAAAAATTGCTACTTAAACAACAAGTCAACAGACCAATCCCAGTAACAAATTATAAAGACCCACCCTAACTTCACTATTAACTCAACATTAATTTGCTAACTTAAACAGATGAACCTCCCGAACAAACAAGAAAGCAatttaattttgacaaaataatatttttagcTTATTCACTAGAAGGAATAAGCTCTTTATCCCAAACTAGCTACAATTATCTGTTTTGATTCGATATCTTGTATGCCTGGTGTAATAGCAGgcaataaaaaataagcttATTTGTAGCTACGCCTACTTTGCTCCTTGTAATCCAAGAGTCGTCACTTTACTcattgaaactcaaaattcgcttCACTTTGCCCCCTTGAAActctttttttgttcttatttgccccctaaaacttgaaagtcgtctctataaaactcaaaatgCGCTCCATATTGCCATAGTTATGTTAGCTAGTGTCTTGTATGGTTTCATTTGGGTGAGCCAAGCTAATCaatttctgttttatttttttcatctctttaatttcttttaaacttaatattctCTTATTGTTGAATGTTGACACATACTGGAGATTTATACTCAAATGTATTCCACATGTGGCATAATCTTATTGGGTGTTGGGTCTCATATATGTTTTAAGAGACGACTTATAAGttttagagagaagagagagtccacaaatcaaagttgaaagaattttgagtttcaaagagTAAAATGATGACTTTTAAGTTACAAAAGGCCAAGTGAGATTAAAATGGAGTTCTAATAGGTGTAACTAGAAATAAGCCTAATGTCATATTAGAATTTCATATAATCCATTTTTACGcaagttttttcttttcaaaatgttGCATGACATTTTATGAAATAAAAATGTATTAGATATGCATGACAACCGACTGTGACATTCGTCATGTAGATACAATTATAAATGTATAGCAACGTTGTAAATTTTGTTAACATAAGAGATAGAAGTAAATTAGACTATTCCTGGGCGTCGACCTCCACCGCTGCCCATAAATAATCTTTTTCAGAGAGGAAAGCTACAAACCATACAGCGAAGCTAATCTTGGGTCTTATCCACATTGCTTTCATTTAGGATTTGGCTAACAACTTTATGCATATATATTGCTTTAGAAGTAATTTTAAAGCAAAGTTTAGTTCAACTTATAAGGACTGGCCAAAAATAAAAGAGGAATATAGTATTTATCATATCTTTGCCTTGATACTGTAGCCATTGCGGCTCTACATATCCTCGATTTAATATTGCCTAATAATATCCGTATCTTGGTTATAATATGACAACCATCCTTATAGGAACACGTGCTAAAATTTTCAACAAcaattaattaacaaattaacGGTGGCTCAACAAGTTTAAATTAATGCAATTTTATAGTAATTTACTAGTGAGTACGTAGTGTGCACCTTCATGTATGTATTGTGCATTGTTGCCAACTCCTGGACAGAGTGATAATTCAATTCAAAATGTACTCCTAGTATGATTCAGGAAATAGAGGATTGAGATATGTATattatatgtacacacacacacactaggGCCCTGGCCCTTGAACGCATCTTTATTGTTTAGTTAACCCTAGCTTGATGACCTGATGAATAATTGCAGACTTAGTCGCCGGTGTGCTCGGCATGCGTTAGCGGCTGTCGTAGGTCATGTTGCAGGGTTGTGCTGCCCTGGTAGATCAACCTTTGTTGCTTAGTAAAAGGTTACTGATCAGAAATACATCAACACATGCCCTAATGGAACTAAACATGGCGACAGCAAATAAGAATTGACGAA
Proteins encoded in this region:
- the LOC126629449 gene encoding transcription factor bHLH120-like, producing MYAASMDVGMFNNLNTGGQRRKSSLAPTSDGAKNQDKPNDDDEKKKMMHREIEKKRRQEMANLYGSLRSVLPLEFIKGKRSLADHMNEAVNYIKHLQKRIKIFGAKRDELKMGSSSNLSARNLDHGSIGSSSTSTSTLVAVHPCLAGVEIVVSTDGSAEQFFLLSRMLKILLGQGLSVISCATAQVNKRLVYTIQSEVSDPTCIDFSGLQQILTEACYH